One region of Eupeodes corollae chromosome 1, idEupCoro1.1, whole genome shotgun sequence genomic DNA includes:
- the LOC129939737 gene encoding ADP-ribosylation factor-like protein 6-interacting protein 4 yields the protein MDEPKHHHKRSKEKKEKKKHKKEKKSKIKKKEKKQKDKELKRLAKAAELSKTKQVETTTTSRDREEEPDFSVPIDLMYSKSHVPETPEEYQKRQSQIRRIIDPETGRTRLIKGDGEVLEEIVSKDRHKEINKQATEGDGRNFQSKTVGSLK from the exons atGGATGAACCAAAACATCACCACAAACGTTCGaaggagaaaaaagaaaagaaaaaacacaaaaaagaaaagaaatcaaagataaagaaaaaggaaaagaaacaaaaagataaGGAACTCAAAAGACTTGCCAAAGCCGCTGAACTATCCAAAACGAAACAAGTTGAGACGACAACTACGAGCCGAGACCGGGAAGAGGAACCTGATTTCTCTGTTCCCATAG ATCTGATGTACTCAAAATCACATGTCCCAGAAACTCCAGAAGAATACCAAAAGCGACAGAGCCAAATTCGGCGAATAATCGATCCTGAGACGGGTCGTACGCGCCTCATCAAAGGCGATGGCGAAGTCCTCGAAGAAATAGTCAGCAAAGACCGGCACAAGGaaataaacaaacaagcaaCTGAAGGAGACGGTCGCAATTTCCAAAGCAAAACAGTTGGTagtttaaaataa